From Polynucleobacter sp. AP-Sving-400A-A2:
GTCATTGGGCCAACTGCGGCATATCGAAAGCCAAAGCTATAACGAACGGCATCATCAATATCCTCAGGGCTTGCAATACCCTCTTGTACAAGCGATAGGGCTTCACGCATGAGTGCATGCTGAATACGATTCGCCAAAAAACCAGGAATATCTTTTTTTACTAAAACGGGTTTTTTGCCGATGCTTTTGTAAAGGCTGCAAGCCTGCTCTGCAAATACCAGTTCCGTTTTCTCCCCCATGACCACCTCTACTAAAGGTACAACCTCGGCTGGCATAAAGTAATGCGCTCCCATCATTCGATTGGCGGTTTTAAGTCCAGAAGCAATTTTGCTGATTGGAAACCCCGAGCTATTGCTGCCAATGGGGATATGCGCTGGAACGCGTTCGTCAAGGTATTGAAATATCTCTTGCTTCAGTGCAAGATTTTCTGCCACAGTTTCGATGACCCAGTCACACCCATTCCAGTCGGACCAGTTCTCAAGGACTGCAGTCTTCTGTTTAGTCTTGATTGCATCTTGGCTCTGGCTGGAGTAGACCCCGACAATCCCCATTTTCTGAGCGAGTGTCAGCGCTTTATCTAGGCATGCATCCGCTTTATCTTTGCTTCTACCCAAAATGACAACTGGAATACTTTGTGCAACAAATCCTGCAGCAATACCTGCGGCCATGATTCCGGTACCGATTACGGCAACATAGTTCATAAGAAACCTTACTTATACGGTTAAGTTTTAATAAATTAAGCTCATCATAAGCTTATATTTACAGTACATTATCACCAATTATGTTTTAATTGTGAATCATTTAAATAAACCTATCCGTATAACTACAAAGAGGAACAATCAACTATGACGATGCACAACCCATTTCAGCCTGTAGAGAAAATTAAGGCAGAAGTCTTTATGTCAATGCCTGGGAAGTTCAGAAAGAAGTCCCGCACAGGCTGGTCTGATCCAAACCGCCAAAACGCTGAAGTAGAGTGCTTTTTAGAAGGCCCTTCTTTTGACCGTGAGGGTAACTTATGGTTTCTAGACATCCCTTTTGGACGAGTCTTCAGAATTACACCCAAGGGTGACTGGGATTTGGTAACCCAATTTGATGGCTGGCCGAATGGATTGAAGTTCCACAAAGATGGCCGTGCGTTTATTTGTGATTACAAGCTAGGCTTATTGGCCCTCGATCCGAAAACTGGAAAAGTAGAAACAATTCTCGGGTCCATGTATAGCGAAAACTTCAAGGGCTTGAATGATTTGCACTTTGCCTCCAATGGTGATCTGTACTTTACTGATCAGGGGCAAACTGGAATTGCAGATCCAACAGGCAGAGTATTTCGATTGCGTGCCAATGGCCAATTAGATCGTTTGGCTATTAACGTACCGAGTCC
This genomic window contains:
- a CDS encoding SMP-30/gluconolactonase/LRE family protein; its protein translation is MTMHNPFQPVEKIKAEVFMSMPGKFRKKSRTGWSDPNRQNAEVECFLEGPSFDREGNLWFLDIPFGRVFRITPKGDWDLVTQFDGWPNGLKFHKDGRAFICDYKLGLLALDPKTGKVETILGSMYSENFKGLNDLHFASNGDLYFTDQGQTGIADPTGRVFRLRANGQLDRLAINVPSPNGITLNTQEKHVFVAATRSQQIWRLPLMADGSVSKTGVAIQLTGGVAGPDGIEMDSENGLLVCHLGIGIWRFDSNMLPTHLIYSDNPHHHHLANMCFGGEDNRDLYITESLSGDILKARLPVAGKKMFGLS
- a CDS encoding 3-hydroxyacyl-CoA dehydrogenase family protein, producing MNYVAVIGTGIMAAGIAAGFVAQSIPVVILGRSKDKADACLDKALTLAQKMGIVGVYSSQSQDAIKTKQKTAVLENWSDWNGCDWVIETVAENLALKQEIFQYLDERVPAHIPIGSNSSGFPISKIASGLKTANRMMGAHYFMPAEVVPLVEVVMGEKTELVFAEQACSLYKSIGKKPVLVKKDIPGFLANRIQHALMREALSLVQEGIASPEDIDDAVRYSFGFRYAAVGPMTQKEISGWDGMANAAKEIYPSLSNITTLPPKVVQLMSEGKTGMKSGEGFRKWTPEEIQQVSDSYSRRLKAAFDVLNIE